From the Thermococcus sp. M36 genome, the window TAAGTACCGGGTCGCAGTAGTATCGTATGTACGCGTTGGCGATGCTCTCAAGGAACTCCCGCAGGCTCCCGTGTTCCTTCTCAAGCTCCTCCCTTATGGCAGAGTATGGGAGGGACTCAAGGGCCACGATTTTTATGAGCTCCTCTTTGCTCCGGAAGTAGTTGTAGAACGTACCCTTTGCAACACCTGCTTTCTCAACTATCTCGTCCACGGTTGTCTCATCGTACCCTTTTTCAGCAAAGAGCTTTTCTGAGGCCTTTAAAATCCTCTCTCTGGTGTCCATAGTCCGCACTCCCCGCACACTACTGGATGCGGTTTATACGGCATAATTAAAAAGGTTGCGGAACCACAAAACAGAAAGAACATCCTCTCCTCCACCGATGGCCAATTCAGGGGGGCTCCCGTTGTCCCCGGTTCATTGCATCCCGCTAAAAACCAGCACTACACCCACGGTTACCATTTTTGTCCAGTTAATCCCTTAAACCGAAAGGCACGAAGGAACTCGATGTCATGCAACATTTAAAAAGACCCGGGTAAAGGTAGGGGTAGGTGACACAAAATGTGCTTGGCGGTTCCCGCAAAAGTACTTGAAATAAAGGGAAACGTCGCGATAGTCGATTTCGGCGGCGTTAAGAGAGAAGCGCGCCTTGACCTGCTCCCCGACGTTAAAGTGGGGGACTACGTCATAGTCCACACGGGATTCGCGATAGAAAAGCTGGACGAGGAGAGGGCGAGGGAGATACTTGAAGCATGGGACGAAGTCTTCAGAATAACCAGGGGTGAGGGACTCCCGGGAGGGAACTGAGATGCTGGAGAAGTTCAAGGACAGGGAGCTCGCCCAGAAGATAGTCAGGCAGATACACGAGGAGGCAAAGGGCCTCGACGAGCTGCGGTTCATGCACGTCTGCGGAACCCACGAGGATACGGTAACGCGCTCCGGGATCCGCTCCCTCTTGCCGGACAACATCAAGATAGTAAGCGGCCCGGGCTGTCCCGTCTGCATAACCCCCGTCGAGGACATAGTAAAGATGCAGGAGATAATGAGACAGGCCTACGCCGAGGGGGACAGGATAATCCTTACCACCTTCGGGGACATGTATAAGATCCCGACCCCAAGGGGTAGCTTCGCCGACTTAAAGAGCGAGGGCTACGATGTTAGGGTTGTCTATTCGATCTTTGACACCTACAAGATAGCCAAAGAGAACCCCGACAGGACGGTCGTGCACTTCTCACCGGGCTTCGAGACGACCACAGCCCCGGCCGCGGGAATGCTTAACGCCGTTGCCGAGGAAGGGCTGGAAAACTTCAAGATATACTCGGTCCACCGCTTAACTCCCCCAGCTGTCGAGGTGCTCGTAAAGCAGGGGACAAGGTTCCACGGCCTCATCGACCCTGGCCACGTTTCCACAATAATCGGCGTGAGGGGCTGGGAGTACATAACGACCGACTACGGCATACCCCAGGTCATAGCCGGCTTCGAGCCGGTTGACATGCTACTGGCCATACTCCTCCTGGTCAGAATGGCCAAGAACGGGGAAGCCAGGATAATCAACGAGTACACGCGAGTCGTTAAATACGAGGGTAACGTTACCGCCCAGATGCTCATAGACAAGTTCTTTGAGGTTAAAGACGCCAGGTGGCGCGCACTCGGCGTCATGCCCAGGAGCGGCCTTGAGCTGAGGAAGGAGTGGAAAGATCTGGAGATAAGAACCTACTACGACCCTGAGGTCCCCAAGCTCCCGGATCTCGAAAAGGGATGCCTCTGCGGTGCAATCCTCCGCGGCCTTGCACTGCCCCCGCAGTGTCCGCACTTCGGCAAGACGTGCACGCCGAGGAGTCCGATAGGCCCGTGTATGGTCTCCTACGAGGGGACATGCTCGATATTCTACAAGTATGGGGCGTTATTCTAACACCAAAGGTTCAAAACTCCCCTCCCGTTTTCAACTTTTGGTTTTAGAAACCTATAAAGGCCCGGATCACCAAGAAAAAAGCGGTGGGAGGAATGAAAGCTTACAGGCTTCACGTTCAGGGTATCGTTCAGGCCGTCGGCTTCCGTCCCTTCGTTTACAGGATAGCACACGAGCACGGGTTGAGGGGCTACGTCAAGAACCTCGGCGATGCAGGCGTCGAGATAGTGGTCGAGGGCGATGAGGGAAACATAGAGGCCTTTATCCGCGACCTCTATGCAAAAAAGCCCCCGCTTGCGAGGATAGAAAGTGTGAAGAAAAAAGAGATACCCATCCAGGGATTCGACCGCTTCTACATAGAAAAGAGCTCCCAGGGCGGAGGGGGTGGAGACTCGATAATCCCTCCAGACATAGCGATATGCGACGACTGTCTGAGGGAGCTTTTCAACCCAGCGGACAAGCGCTACATGTACCCCTTCATAGTCTGCACCAACTGCGGGCCAAGGTTCACGATCATCGAGGATTTGCCATACGATAGAATCAACACCACGATGAGAGAGTTCCCGATGTGCGACTATTGTGAGAGCGAGTACAAAGATCCCCTCAACAGGCGCTATCACGCGGAGCCTGTCTGCTGTCCCGTCTGCGGACCATCTTACAGGCTCTACACGAACAATGGAGAGGAGATAACCGGAGACCCGCTGAAAAAGGCGGCAGAGCTCATTGATAAGGGATACATAGTGGCGATAAAGGGTATCGGCGGGATCCACCTCGCCTGTGATGCCACCAACGAGGAAGCTGTTGCGGAGCTGAGGAGGAGAACCCACAGGCCCCAGAAGCCCTTTGCTATAATGGCAAAGGACGTCGAGACTGTGGAGGAGTTCGCCTTCGTCTCGCCGGAGGAGCTTGAGGAGCTGACCTCTTACAGGAGGCCAATCGTGACCCTCCGCAAGAGGGAGCCGTTCCCGCTGCCGGAGAACCTTGCCCCGGGACTGCACACAATAGGCGTCATGCTCCCATACGCGGGAACCCACTACATCCTCTTCCACTGGAGCAGAAGCAAAGTCTACGTCATGACCTCCGCCAACTACCCGGGAATGCCGATGGTAAAGGACAACGAGAGGGCCTTTAGGGAGCTGAAGGACGTTGCGGACTACTTCCTGCTCCACAACAGGAAGATACTCAATAGGGCTGACGACAGCGTTATACGCTTCGTGAACGGCAGGAGGGCGGTTATAAGAAGGAGCAGGGGCTTCGTGCCTCTGCCGATAGAGATACCCTTTGAATACCGCGGCCTGGCCGTTGGGGCCGAGCTGATGAACGCCTTCGGCGTGGCAAAGAACGGGAAGGTCTACCCGAGCCAGTACATAGGCAACACATCCAAAGTTGAGGTTCTTGAGTTCATGAGGGAAGCCATAGGGCACTTCCAGAGGATCCTCCGCGTTAAGGACTTCGACTTAATAGTCGCCGACCTGCACCCGAGTTACAACACGACCAAGCTGGCAATGGAAATGGCCAATGAGCTGGGGACCGAGCTCCTGCAGGTCCAGCACCACTACGCTCACATAGCGAGCGTTATGGCCGAGAACGGTCTGGATGAAATCATAGGGATAGCGGTTGACGGGGTTGGCTACGGCACCGACGGAAACACCTGGGGCGGTGAGGTAATATACCTGAGCTACGAGGACGTGGAGAGATTGGCCCACATAGACTACTACCCGCTCCCCGGCGGAGATCTGGCAAGCTACTACCCGCTGAGGGCGCTTATGGGTGTGCTCAGCAAGATATACGGTGTTGAGGAGCTGGAGGGGATAATAGAGAGGTGCTGTCCCAAGGCGGTAGAGAGCCTCCGCTACGGGAAGGTCGAGTTCAAAGTGATTCTGAACCAGCTCGCGAAGGGAATAAACACGGGCTATGCGTCCTCAACGGGAAGAGTTCTCGACGCTTTCGCTGTGCTCCTCAACGTGGCATACAGAAGGCACTACGAGGGCGAGGCCGCGATGAAGCTTGAGAGCTTCGCGATGCGCGGCAAGAACGACCTCAAGTTCGAGGTTCCGGTCGAGGGCGAGCTGATAAAGGTTGATGAGCTGTTCAGGGACGCTTTGGAGGTTCTGGACAGGGCTGCCCCGGCGGACATAGCCTACTCAGTCCACCTCGCCCTGGGAAGGGCCTTTGCGGACGTTGCGGTGGAAAGGGCGAAGGAGTTTGGCGTGAGGAACATCGGCATCAGCGGTGGGGTCGCCTTCAATGAGCTGATAGTCAAGACGGTGAGGAAGATGGCTGAAGCGAACGGCCTGAACTTCTACACCACCCACGAGGTGCCGCGCGGCGACAACGGGATAAACGTGGGACAGGCTTTCCTCGGCGGCCTGTACCTTGAGGGATACCTCACGAAGGAGGACCTGATGTTGTGAGGAAAGGTTAAATTCAATTTATTCACAACGATAACTGGGGGGAGAAAGATGAAGATCAAGCTCGAACACGGAGCAGGCGGGGAAATAATGGAGGAGCTCTTGAGGGACGTCATACTGAGGACACTGACCCTCAAGAGCGCAGGAGGAGTTGGACTGGATGCCCTCGACGACGGGGCGACGATACCCCTCGGAGATAAGCACCTCGTCTTCACGATAGACGGGCACACAGTGAGGCCGCTCTTCTTTCCGGGGGGAGACATTGGCCGTCTTTCAGTCAGCGGAACAGTGAACGATCTGGCAGTTATGGGGGCAAAGCCCCTCGCTCTAGCCAACTCTATGATAATCGGTGAGGGCTTCGACGGCGAAGACCTGAAGAAAATCCTCCGCTCGATGGATGAAACGGCCAGAGAAGTCCCGGTTCCGATAGTCACCGGCGACACCAAGGTCGTCGAGGACGGCATAGAGATGTTCGTCATTACAGCAGGAATAGGGATAGCCGAGAGGCCGATAACCGACTCGGGGGCGAAGGTCGGTGATGTCGTCCTCGTCAGCGGCACCGTTGGCGACCACGGCATCGCCCTGATGAGCCACCGCGAGGGGATAGCTTTCGAGACCGAGCTGGAGAGCGACGTGGCCCCGATATGGGAAGTGGTTGAGGCCGTGGCAAAGGCCATTGGCTGGGAGAACATCCACGCCATGAAGGACCCGACGAGGGGCGGGCTGAGCAACGCCCTCAACGAGATGGCCAGAAAAGCGGACGTCGGTATACTCATAAGGGAGGCGGACGTCCCAATAAGGCCAGAGGTCAGGGCGGCGAGCGACATGCTTGGAATAAGCCCCTTCGATGTAGCCAACGAGGGCAAGGTCGTCATGATAGTCCCGAAGGAGCACGCTGAGGAGGCCTTAAGGGCTATGAGAGGCACGGAAAAAGGCAGGAACGCCGCGATAATCGGCGAAGTGATAGACCAGTACCGGGGCAAGGTTCTCGTTGAGACCGGAATCGGGGGTAAGAGGTTCCTGGAGCCGCCGGCCGGGGACCCCGTCCCGAGGGTCTGCTGACCTTTTTTCCCAATTCTCACTTTTGTCCCCAACCTTCGGTTTGAGAAAGCCGTATAAGGCCACTTTTCCAAATTTCAAACGGGTGGTGGACATGATAATCGCAAAACCCTGCACCACGATGAAGGGCATCGTTATAAGCGGCTACTCATGGGAGAAGCAGGTTAAGATAGACCTGACGAAGACGGCCCAGTGTCTCAAGCAGAGGGGCTATGCAGTCAAAAAGCTCATCCCCGGCATGATGCTGATCCTTGAGATGGAGGGCTACGAGACGAGCGTTTACCCGAGCGGAAAAATAATAATCAAAATGCTCGAAGACTCCAACAAGGGCCGCGAGATGGCAAAGGCCATATACGACTGTGCCGGAGTTCTGGAGGTGGTTGCATGAGGATCCCTGATGATGTAAGGAAGGACATACCCCTGACTTCTGAGGTCATATACTTCGACAACACCGCAACCTCTCTCACCCCGAAACCCGTGGTAGAGGCCATGGACGAGTACTACCTGAAGTACCGTGCCAACGTCCACAGGGGGATCCACAGGCTCTCCCAGATGGCGACCCACAAGTACGAAGAGAGCAGGAAGATTGTTGCCGATTTCCTCAACGCCAAGTTTGAAGAAATAGTGTTCACCAAGAACACCAGCGAGAGCCTCAACCTCGTGGCTTTGGGGCTCGAACACCTCTTCAAGCCCGGCGACAAGATAGTGACCACGCCCTATGAGCACCACTCCGATCTGCTCCCCTGGCAGAGGCTGGCCAAAAAGCTCAGCCTGAAGCTGGAGTTCATCGAGGGCGACGACGAGGGCAACCTAGACCTGAGCGACGCGGAAAGGAAGATTAAGGGGGCAAAGCTCGTCGCGGTTCAGCACGTCTCCAACGCCCTCGGCGTCATCCACGAGATCGAGGAGCTCGGAAAGATGGCCAAGGAGGAGGGGGCGATATTCGTCATTGACGCTGCCCAGAGCGCTGGCCACATGGAGGTTGACGTCAAGAAGTTCCGCGCCGACTTCCTGGGCTTTTCTGGCCACAAGGGGCCGATGGGGCCCACGGGAATTGGGGTCCTCTACATCAATGAGGAGTTCTTTGACACCTTCGAGCCTCCTTTCCTTGGAGGTGGAACCATAGAGGATGTTGACCTGTGCTGTTACAAGCTAACCGAGCCGCCGGAGAGGTTTGAAGCAGGAACGCCCAACATAGGCGGAGCAATAGGTCTCGCCGCTGGAATAAAGTACATCGAGAAGATAGGCCTCGACAAAATCGAAAGGCAGGAGTACAAACTCGTGAAGCGCATCACGGAGGGCCTCGACGAACTTGAAGTCCCGTGGTACGGGCCGAGGAACCTGAAAAAACACGCCGGTGTTGTGAGCTTCAACGTTCCGCCGCTCCACCCGCACGACGTCGCGGCGATACTCGACGAGCACAGGATAATGGTTCGCTCCGGCCACCACTGCGCCCTGCCGGTCATGAAGAGGCTGGGCATCAACGGAACCGTGAGGGCCTCGTTCCACGTTTACAACAGCATTGAAGAGGTGGAGACCTTCCTGGGAGTCATGGAGGAAATAGTGAAAAGTCTGAGGGGCTAAAGGGGCATCTCGCCCCACTCCACACCTATTGTTTCGGGCGTGCGGTATATAAATGCCCCCGCCCATTAGGACGTGCTTTCTCATCGGGCCGGCGGAACGCCGTTGGCCTCATAGGCCTTATCATTAAGTCCCTCCTTTTTCTGACCACGCGCTCACGACGAGGAAGGCCATTCCCGCGATGGTTATGCTGTAGGTCTCTCCTAGATCCACCAGGATGTTTCCTCCAAACTTCGGCGGGTTTCCGGAGTAGAACGCTTCGTCCAGGGGTGTGTATCTCTTCTGGATGCCTTCTGCATACTTGTTCTCGGACTTCGCCACCTCCAGAAGGCTCTTCACCTTTCCCGGCCACTCGTCCATCCCGAAAACCTTGGGGGTTCTTCCGCGATAGACCGAGTCGTAGAAAACGTCCTCGCCCTTCCTCTAAAAAAGCCTGACGGCTATCTTGGAATACCCCATAAGTCCACCGGTTAAAAATACGGGGAGGTTGTATAAACGGGTTCTGGTTCGCTCCCCTAAACGACCCTGACTACCCGCTCCATCCACGGACTCACGCGAACCCTGATGTAGCCCCGGAGCTTTTCGTCAACTTCCCTGTCGCCCGTGTAGACCCGAACCGCGCTGCCGGCTATCTTCGATGGCGTTGCCACAACGAGGATGTTCTCCTTCGGGATCCTCCTCAACACCTCGGCGGAAAACTGCTGGTTACCCCTTCCGAAGAGAAAGCCGAGACCCCCTATCACCGTAACGACTATTTTCGGACCTCTGTCAGTGAAGTGGAGGAGGTCCCTTTCAGCCGCGTCCTTCACGAGCAGTTCCGCCTTCCCGTCCCTGACTTCAACGACATCAACACCAAGGAGAGTTCCATCTATACCAAGCCTGTCCTTTATCCTCTTGATTGTCGAACCGGAGCCAAGGAAATAAACTCCATCCCTTTCAAGTATCTCCTCTGCAACCGCTTCGGCTATGGCCTCAAGCTCTTCCTCTTCATCGAGTGGAAGTCTCTCCTTGCTCCCCTGGACAAGGGTCTCGACAACCGGGACGATGGCCTTCCCGTAGGTCCTCGCTTTAACCTCGTCGTGGCGGTAGGCGTCTTCATCTATGTCCCTTACCTCACGCTCTTCAAGCTTTACACTACCATGGAGAAACTCCACCAGAACCCTCGCCGCGTCCTCTGGCGAGGTGGCAAAAACACCAGAGTACATCTTAACCCCGGTGGGGATTCCGAGGATCGGGAGATTCTCATCGATTGCCTCAACCACATCCCTGGCCGTTCCGTCTCCGCCCGCAAAGAGGAGGAGGTCAACCTTTCCGAGCATCCTTCTCGCGAGCTCCTTGGTGTCCTCTGAAGTCGTGTCGGGAATTTCGACACCGTCAAGGACGCGGTAGCCTATCTCCCTGTGCCCGATTACCTCAAATGGGATGTCAAACTCCTTTAAAACGTCCTCACCGAGCGGCCTCGGGCCGGTGAGGAACTCGATTTTTCCAGCTTTACCGTAGTGGTCCAGCTCGGCCAGGAAGAGCCTCACCAGGTCGGCCGCCACGGGTCTGGCACCCCTCCTGACGGCCTCATCAACAACACCGTCCGTGCCCTTGAGGGCGACCTTCCCACCCATCCCGGCTATCGGGTTGATTATAAGCCCAACGCGCATGGGATCACCTCATGTACTTTCTCGCGAAGACTGTCAGGAACACTGCCCACATAAACATTCCAAAGAGGGCCTCCACCGAGGCGATGACCCTGCCGACGCCTATCGGGTGGTAGTCACCGTAGCCCAGGGTCGTGGCCGTTACGACGCTGAAGTATTCGTAGTCGAGAAAGGCCATGCTGCTTGATAGTCCCTCTACACTGTTAGTCAGGAAGAACAGAACCGGGAAGAAGACGTTGACAGCTAGGATCCATATGAGTATCGGCCTCTTCCAGTCGGTTCCATACCTGCAGGTCAGGTCGGCAAAGAGCCACTCGAAAATGCCCTCCAGTTTGAGAAAGAACTTTTTGAGGCCCTTTCTCCTGCCGCTCAGCCGGGAGTTCCTCTTGGCGACCATCTCAAGGTAGTAATACCCGTCCGCCCTCTCAAAGTCCCCGTTCCTCTCCCAGCTTATCCTGGCAAGACGGTAGAAGACTTCCGCCGCGCGGTAACTGTTGAACCTGCAGTCTTCAACTTCAACAAAACCCTCAACGCTCAGTTCGACAGGTATGTTGGGAAGGACAGTGGAATTCCACGTGAAGTCCCCGTGAAAGGACGTCTTCCGGAATATCATGTTGCCCATAACCTTCGTATGGACGAACTCGGGGTTCTTAAGCCAGCTACCAAGTATCTCGGCGTGGCCGAAGACCCTTAGGTTCTCGAATACGAGACCGCCGTGGAAGCGCCTCACGCTCAGCCTGACCTGCCTCTTAAACCTCGCCGACTGGTCGAACTCTATGTCCCGCAGCATTAACGCCGTTACCTTCACGCTTCTTTCAGAGGATGTTGCCGGCTTTATGCCGTGCTCCTCCAGAATGCGTTTCATGAGCGGGTAGCGGACGTTGATTCCAATTCTCCTTACGTCTCTGAGGCCGCCCAGCTCTATCCGCCCGAGTGCCCTCTTTTCGCCGTACTCCTCCTCCCCCCGGAGGCCCCTCCCGATGTACTCGACAGAGTTTATCATGACGTAGCGGACGCTTGAATCCCAGACGTATACCGAATTTGAGAACTTTACCATGATGATGTTTAGGCCGAACACCTGCGAGTTGTGAATCAGTATCGTCCCGAGCTCACTCCCAAAAACGACAATTCTGCCAACGTGGGAACTGTAGACAGTCAGGCCCCTAAGGCTTACGGAGTCCAGAAGCAGGTTCATGATCCTGGAGTTCTTGAACACCAGGGGCCTCTCCGCCCTAAAACCGCTTACCTTAATGTCATACAGGTAAACGCCTTCGAAGTACGTCTGGCCTGCTTTCAGCCTCCTCAGAAAAGCCTTCTCCTTGATTTCTCTTATTCCCTCCCCCAGAAGCCGCTCGCCTTCATCGTAGGGGATGTGCAGGGGGCAATACTTTGAACCCTCAACTGGTTTTAGCCTGCATCTGTGCCCGTTCTCGTAGACGTACTCGCACATATGCCTCCCGGACAAACTGGGTCTGGGGATTAATTAAGGTTTTCTCCACTATCGGGATGAAGCACAGTATGCTAGGTAGCCACACTTGAACATCCAGGTAGGTTTTCCACCAGCAACCTTTTTAAACCGATCCCCACTCCCGAAGCCCTCAGGGTGAAAAAATGAGTCAGAGAACGGCGGTCGCAGTGAGAAACGCCACCATAGCAAACCGCTACCGCTATATACCCACCATCCCAAGGTGGTTCTACTCCTTCGTGCCCTTCAAGGTAGCCACGGGTGGAAGCTCAGCGCTTGTCAGCCTCTACCTCCTCCAGCTCGGCGGGAGTGCCTCAACGGTCGGGGCCGCCTTTGCCCTGGCCAGCCTTGCCTCGATGCTAGGGGCCCTCTTCTGGGGCAGGCTCAGCGACAGAACCCTGAGGAGAAAACCCTTTATAATCCTCGGCTTCATCAGTGTGCCGGTATTCCTCCCTCTTATGGCCTTTGCAAAAACTCCATCCCAGCTCATAGCTGTCAACACAGCGTACGCCTTCTTTCTGGCATCCACCCTTCCGGTTCCCATAGCGTTGGTCTTGAGGAGCGTTAGAAAACACAGCTGGGGCTACGGCATAGGAAAGTTTAACGAGGTAAGCGGCTGGGGCTGGGTTCTCGGCTTGGTCCTTGGTTTCGGTCTTTCGCGCTTCCTTACCATACCTCAGCTATTCCTTGCGTTCGGCCTGATAGGCCTCCTCGCTGTACCAATGGCCCAACGCCTGATACGCGAGGCGCCCGTGTACATCAACAGAAGGTCAATAGCCGCTTTCGGAAACTACGTTATCGAAAAGGCCCGTTATATGCCCTCCTTTATACTCCACACCAACTTCAGCCTGCCCAACGAGCTGAAGAGGTTCTACGTAGCGTTTTTCCTGTTCTGGGTAGCGGCAGGGCTGTACTTTCCCCAGATACCGGTTCTCCTCACGGAGAGCGGCTTTGGCAGGGGAACAGTTTACCTCGCCCTTATCGTGAACTCCACCATAGCGGCACTCAACTACACTCGTGTAAGTCTCAGTATGGGGCAGGAAAAAGAGAGAACCCTGAGGAAGGGTCTGCTACTCCGCGCCGGGGCTTTTGTGACGGTACTGGGTGGACTGGTTGCATCGCCGGCCCTGTTGCCCCTCATCCTCGTGTCATACGCCCTGGCTGGCTACTCCTGGACTTTTATCGGGGTCTCCTCGACGGCCATAGTGAGCGAGAGGGCGGGAGAGAAGGAGAAGGGCAGCGCTATGGGAACCTACAACGTGGTTAGTTCGGCGGGATACATAACGGGTAGCGCCCTGAGCGGGGCCGTCATATCAGGGGCAGGATTTGGGGGTGCCTTTGGCCTGGGACTGCTCCTTCTCGGGGGCAGCCTAGTACTGATGAAGAGGTAAAAGAAAAGCTCAGAACTTCAGAACCCTAGCGAGGACTATTAGCGGATCCCATACTGGAGCGAAGGGCGGTGCGTATGCCAAGTCAGTGAAGAACACATCCTTCGTGGTGAAGCCGGCCTGAATCATCACCGCCGCTGAATCAATCCTCGGCAGTATCTCGGCACCGACCGCCTGAACGCCGAGGAGCCTGTTGGTCTCATTGTCAACCACGCCCTTGAGCCAGATTTCCCTGCCCCCCGGGTAGTAGTGCGGCTTCGTTCTGGCCTTTATGAAAGCAGTCCTGACGTCATAACCTTCTTTGATTGCCTCCGCCTCGGTGAGGCCTGTCTTTCCTATCTCAAGGTCGAGGAACTTGGTTATGCTCGTGCCCAGAACACCGGGGAAGTATATTTCCTTTCCGGCTATGTTGCTTCCAGCCACGTAGCCCATCTTGTTGCCGGCCGGTGCGAGGGGCATCCAGACGCGCCTGCCGGTTATTACGTGCTTGGTTTCAGCGACATCGCCGGCGGCATAGACGTTCTCAACACTCGTCTGCATCTTCTCGTTCGTCCATATTGCACCTGTCTCCCCTATCCTGACGCCGAGCTGCCTCGCAAGTTCTGTGTTGGGCTTTATTCCAGTCGCTATTATGACAAGGTCGGCTTTGTACTCGCCGGCGTCGGTAACCACCTTCTCGACCCTCTCCCTGCCCTCGAAACGCACAGTGAGCTCCTGAAGGCGAAGGTTGAGGTTGCTCCTGAGTTTCTCCTCAACGATGTCGGTTATTTCCTTGTCAAAGGTTTTCCTCAGCACCCTCTCGCTCCTTCCGATAAGGGTTACGTTTTTCCCGCGTTCAACGAAGGCCTCGGCCATTTCAAGGGCTATGTAACCGGTACCTATGACCACAACGTCCTTGACATCGTGCTTCTCCATATAATCGGCTATTGCAACCGCATCCGGTGGGAGATCCGCGGTGAAAACTCCCTCAAGCCCAATAACCTCAATCCCAGGAACCTGTGGCGAGGCACCGTTGGCAAAGACCAGGTAGT encodes:
- a CDS encoding MFS transporter gives rise to the protein MSQRTAVAVRNATIANRYRYIPTIPRWFYSFVPFKVATGGSSALVSLYLLQLGGSASTVGAAFALASLASMLGALFWGRLSDRTLRRKPFIILGFISVPVFLPLMAFAKTPSQLIAVNTAYAFFLASTLPVPIALVLRSVRKHSWGYGIGKFNEVSGWGWVLGLVLGFGLSRFLTIPQLFLAFGLIGLLAVPMAQRLIREAPVYINRRSIAAFGNYVIEKARYMPSFILHTNFSLPNELKRFYVAFFLFWVAAGLYFPQIPVLLTESGFGRGTVYLALIVNSTIAALNYTRVSLSMGQEKERTLRKGLLLRAGAFVTVLGGLVASPALLPLILVSYALAGYSWTFIGVSSTAIVSERAGEKEKGSAMGTYNVVSSAGYITGSALSGAVISGAGFGGAFGLGLLLLGGSLVLMKR
- the cdr gene encoding CoA-disulfide reductase codes for the protein MRKTVVIIGGGAAGMSAASRVKRLKPEWDVKVFEATEWVSHAPCGVPYVVEGISPKEKLMHYPPEVFIKKRGIDLHMKAEVIEVEQGSVRVREEDGEHTYEWDYLVFANGASPQVPGIEVIGLEGVFTADLPPDAVAIADYMEKHDVKDVVVIGTGYIALEMAEAFVERGKNVTLIGRSERVLRKTFDKEITDIVEEKLRSNLNLRLQELTVRFEGRERVEKVVTDAGEYKADLVIIATGIKPNTELARQLGVRIGETGAIWTNEKMQTSVENVYAAGDVAETKHVITGRRVWMPLAPAGNKMGYVAGSNIAGKEIYFPGVLGTSITKFLDLEIGKTGLTEAEAIKEGYDVRTAFIKARTKPHYYPGGREIWLKGVVDNETNRLLGVQAVGAEILPRIDSAAVMIQAGFTTKDVFFTDLAYAPPFAPVWDPLIVLARVLKF